ggtttatattggtggattcgacacccatcattAATCCTTAGATGCTTATCGAAATTCGTCAAAACATCGGTTTCAGTGTGCTTCCACAAAAGTTACGATCCTTCCTACCTTGTTGAGGAGATCGTCCTTCAAGCTCATTGTATATAGGTTGAACATGAATGGCAAACATATGCATTTGTCCTAACAGGGACCACCGCCATTAAATTCAAGATTGCTTTTTTGGACCCAAAATCAGGGCATAATATTTTATCTTGCCATAATAACCTATACTAACATCTTCCTATGATCCCAATCAATGGATATATTTGATTCAATGCAACACAAAGCAGCCTTAATTGCAATTAGTGACAAAATATGGTACTGATGGTAAAAAAGAattcaatttccatttaaaaataatctttCCACTTGTATTTTGAAAAACTTAATCACCACCATCGACATTTCTTTATTAAATCAGTTAagtgtaatattttaaattaaaaaataacatgatGTTACGATGAAACtaaatttaaccaaaacaaACGTAccattaaaaatcttaaaaagtaagattaattcttgaaaataaaaataaagataaggaGTATGAAAAGTTCAAGCATAattcaaactaaataaaattcatgataATGGGCCGGTACGTACAACTGTACACAAGTTCACCCAGTACAGCACACACCGCTGATAAATCATTCAAAGCATATTTACAGAAATTTGATTATTCTTCTTTCAGCTAAAAACCGCGGCCCTTAAAGAAAGTGACCATTTCAGCCCCTCCctttaaatttactaaagtaAATTAAGCTGCTTCCTTAACTACCTTTCAATCACCCCATATGTACAAATATGTCCCAACATCTGCTCAACTTTTTCACATATACAGATAGCAGTGTTCCCCTCCCCAATAAAAGCTATCTACAGAACATATCAACGCCACCATAAACATAATTACTACTCGGGGCGGAAGTTTACCAGATTAGGGAGACCAGCTGACTGAAGCCTCCTTATGTCATTTGCTGTGACCTTGCAAGCCTCCAAGGTCAGAGATCTTAAGTTCTTCAGGGGCTTTAGATGTCTCAGTCCTGCACTTGTCACACGGGAATTTGAAACGTTCAAAGAGATCAATCCTGTCAACCCTGCAATGCATTAATGGTAGTGCACTACATGTGTCAGATCCAACGCTTTGGTTACTATTACTCTACCGTCTACAATAATACACGAGCTACATTTTATCATTCTCAACCACCTCCCTTCGACATAGGAAAATAACAAAGTATAGAGTCACATCAATACCGGAGATCATCTCCAAAGTTTTATCTGTCAGGTTACAGTTCTGTGACAGATTTAGCAGCGACAGGGATGAAAGATCTTTAATATTCTTCACACCAGCATCGGTCAAACCTCCACCACAGATTTCCAAGGAGCGCAAGTTCTTCAAATCTGTAAGCAGATGATCCATTCTCAAAAAGTAAAATATCCAGTGTACTTTTAGATCAAAAGACTTGTGGTACATTGGTAATATAAGAGGTTGTTAATACAACACCCTTCCCCCGAAGGGCAAAGTAAATATTAACATCAAAGGCAGAGATGCATCTGTTATAGGCAAATAGAGGAGTTCCTAAACTATGTTATATGGACTCTTAACCTTGCACTGGCACATATGGATATTACAAGAGCTGCAGAAATAATTTAGACAACTTACTGTATACAATACTTAAGTAGATATCTAACACCCTATCCTGAGTCCACATAACATAGTTCCAAAACTATGAATATGGTTGGCCATCCAAAAAGACGAGTAagtataataattttcttaacgaaatggaattcaaaattaagtGCTAATCATACTTCGTAAGTGACTTGTCCCAGAATCTGTGATACGGGCTCCAAAAAGATCAAGATGAGTCAGCCCAGTCAAACCTGCCTCAAGAAGAGAAGAGAATAAGAGCAATACAATAAACCTAGAAAACTGAGTGTACTGACTATATGCACATGATCCAAAAGTAAAGCATCCTAAGTTGCTAGCCAAAGCCAAAGAACAGTTGATGTATATCCTTAGTTGCCTTTTAGAGCTTTAACATGAAACACGTGTTTCTTGTTGACTGGTTTTCTGACAATTAGCTTGTTGGCAGAAACGTGAACATATCTCATAATCAAATCATAGTTTACAGATACAAGTGCCTactcaaaaaattgaaagaagcATGAAAAGCTTTAGAGAATTGTCCTTGACAACTGCTTTGTATAGTCTTACTTGTAAGAGCTGCAAGTCCAGCATCTGTGATTTGACGAGCATCCAAATTAAGTGATTTAAGAGACGTTAGTCCAGACAGTTCTCTTAATCCACCATCAGAAACAACAGTGAATGACAGGTTTATACTCTCCAGCTTACACAAACCTAcaagtaaaacaataaaaattgaatgatCAAGTATAAGAACTACTAGATTGTTCAAGTACGTACCATTCTCAATAAGCATATTGAATGATTTAGTTCTCTAGACTAGACAAACAAGGTGACCGCTCTCTCGCAACTTAAAATTGTCTTCATTAATCTGCTTCCCCTAGGTTTTACCTCAAGCATGAAGACATATACTAGCTGTTTGTTTTTAGCATTATGTCATACAAGCACAACTTGATTAGGCAATGCTCTCCAGCAACAGCTCTTTTGGTAACACTGACAGTACTCCCTGATAACACATCGCCTGCAGTAATGCAGACTACACTACTGAAAGTGCTCACCGATAATAGCACTCCCTTGAACTCTCCATACTTCCAGTACTTCAGTACTCTACTCCAATTCTCCTGCATTCCAACACTACACTACTGCAATGCTCCATTACTGCATTCCAATGCTCTAGCACTCCACTACTGTAGTCTGTCGCTATATTCTTCCAACACTTAAATGCTCTATTCCAAAAGCTCCAGTGCTTTGTCAGttaaacaaattatataattgtgagttaaatttattataaatttaataataattaaaaaatttagaattgaatataataaaatttatttcaaatttaaattaattaatccatAATATAGTGAaccactgaaaaatattttaactgaCTAAATAGTTATTacttttcaatatatttttaaattaatcctATACTAAAAatcatcataataatataatcatagACCGTACagatatataataatttgattgcTAAATGTAAAACattacacatttatttatacatttaaataagagAACAAATATGAAAGCATGATCAATTTgtatatatcaaattattttgcATACCCATCAGAATCCAAAATGACAATCACAATTAACAAGTTATATATTAGAAGTTAGAAACAAATTAATAAGTTacatcatatgtattattttaataaaattattttttaatcatacTTTGGACCATTTTAGGGTAGGCTCATTCTAGATTCAGGTCATTTTGGATTGCGCTCAttctgaatttgaattattatggGTTTGGATCATTTGGCTTCAGGTTAAGCAGGTTTGAGTTTGGGTtgagtttttaaaggttaaaacgAGTTGGTTTGGACACTGATTTGAGTTGATCGGATTTGGGTGTATTTGACACATCTAACTATTACTCCCTCATTTACTCTTCAGTTAAGTCGGGGATCCTAACAGCAAAAGCTCCCTACAGCAGATAAACCTATATCAGAAAGGAAAATCTCCCGAGCTTCAAGAAAGCTACAAAATCAGGATATTAAATGGGAGCACAGAGCAAATTGCAAAAAGGAATCAACTAAACAGATGGCAAGACCAGAGAATTTAAAAGCATTTTACCAACAAAACTGAACCATAAATGATGTCAAACAAAGAGAAAGGTGGATAGCTAACCAGAAAGATAGCGAAGACCATTGCTTCCAACTTCAGTATCAGACAACTccaaacatttcaaattttgaagacCTAAACAGAAAAAAGTAATTACATGCAAACATCAGCACTTCTTTGGGGTGTTCAAACAACAGCTTTTTTAAGAGGCAGACTATTAAACTATGTTAATGAAATGAGTGTAGTAAACAAATGAACTAACAGATGAAAACAAGCAAAGGCAGGGAacatttagttaaattatgtataattgaaaAGTGAAGCAATTTCGAATCTCAAAACATTTATTTCCTTCATAAACATAGACCAAGGTTAATTAGGCTTCCGATGGCAATACTCAACTATAATTGGCAATACACTCACCGAATATATCAAAGGCAACGGTAACATTACTTACAAGGCAGTCTCTTGCAAAGAAATCCAAAAAGCAAATATTATGATTCCGATAAACTCATTATACCATTTTATTCCTTAGAAAACTTATAAGCTTATTCTACTAGCTAGAGAGAATAATTTCCAATATCTTGCAAGAGAAACTCCAAACAACCTTATGCTCAATCTCCCGAGTTCATTCTTATTCCACTAGCCAGAGAAAAGGCTTTCTAATATATTGCAAGGGCAACCCCAACCAACTTTTTGCTAGAGAAAATAATTTCCACTGGCAAgagaaaataaactaataaactTATTCCACTAGCTACagaataattttcaatttcttgtgAGGGCAACAACAACTTTTTGCTCTATCTCTTGAATTCTtcccatttttttctcttttttggaAGAGTTGTTTCCTTCCCTTTAAATATGCACATATCTGAATGTTTATATGATCCATATTGCCCAAAATCAAACAATAAGGAAATATTAATGAATGTTACTGTAGTTGCAACAAATAACCTGTCAAGTGAACCAGCCCATTATCGCCAATTCTACATGAATCCAAGTTCAAGCTCTCCAAATTTGTCAAACCTGAATAAgtattaaaaaagaaatggaCTGTAGGTCCCATGAAAGTAATTTAagaaatttcacaaaaaaatacatatatcacAAGACACTTTATAACATGTTCCACAAAGAATAATCTCATTTGTAGATAAATAATTTCAGTTCTACCAATATCCTCTTCATTATCAGATCTTCAAAATAGTAGAGTCGACatatatcaaagaaaaatacatAGTTTATTATGCTATCTAACAACGCGAGACAGCACCTTTTAGGTGTATCAAACATGCATCACTGATGTcattgaaacccaagttcaataCTTTCAGATTACCAAGCTCTGTCAAAAGAAAATACCCATAAGTCAAAGGCCATCTCAGAACTTTTTTAACTCTACAAACAAGGAATGGGTAAATATGAAACTTACTTGAAAGCTTCTCACATCCATCATCGGATAAATTGCATCTGCTAAGATTCAAATATAACAGAGATACAAGCACTacggaaagaaaaagaaaaatgtcaaGAATATCATGTTTATATCAAATTACCCTAAgcaataagtaattaaattttatacaatagatcgatcaatttgaaattttctcacaataacatgaaaaaatgttgaaattaaaagagaaatcaGTAACAAACACAATCAGGAGTTCCCATACAGATTTATAAAACCCAAAAGCAGTTACTGTCACGAGCACCAAAATACCGAAATGGAAAAGGGAAGGGAATGGATGATTTAAATGAAACATCACGTTTTAACAAGAAATAGAGCTGCAATTTGCGGTTCCAGATTCCATCTGGCTCAAAATGCTTAGCAGTATGGAAGAAAAGATATATACCTGAAAGAGTATCAAAGCACGAAGCTGTAACTGGGCAGCCCTCCAAGTTCAAAACAGAAAGATTTTGCAGACCTGGAACagattagaaataaaaaaaatttcagggAAATAAGAATTCAGAAATCAGTAGCAGCCAACTACAGAATTCCTATAACCTTCTATAAGTAGAAAATGCTCGAGCATTAACTCTCGAgttaaatgaactaaaacaaaAATCCAGTTTCCACAAGGCCAAATTGTATACCACAACTAGCACAAAAATCTAAGATATTAATAGCAAGTAAATCAAGAATTAGAGTAAAGGAGACATAAGCaggaaatttaaaaaactaattgatTCATTCCGGTCCAAAGGTTTAAAATGACTTTCTTTTGATGAAATTAGGAATGCATATAGCAAACAAACCTTCTAATATCAACCACCTTAGTTTAGATTAAAGCCTTTATGTGTGTGTGTTTGGGGGGAAGGGGGGTTGTAGACTCATATAAATCCACCCAAATCTGGGCAGCCCAACAGAAGAAACTATCTGtcaatttatcatattcatcTTAATACCATAAGGTCAAGTATCGCAGCAAATGAAATTGTCATGAAGTACCTTTTAAATAAGTGATGCCAAAATCTGTAACCTTACTACAGGAAATCTGTAAGCTTTTCAAGTTTGTAAGCCCTAAAACATGATAAAAGAAGTTAGTGCAGATACATAAATGAATTGAGTAATTCATATTAGTATTACTCAGCAAATTAAAGCAATAGCAGAAGTAAAAGAGGGAAAATATGAGTCCATTTAAAAGTGTCCTTAACCTTCATGCGATCAAGTGGCCAGACAAAGAAAAGACAAGGATCAAGAACAATTGGAAAGAGACAAATATGATTCCAACAAGTAATGATGGCCTATTGGAATgctagaaaaagagaaatttcaACTGTTAAATCCTATGACAAAGGTAGCACAGTTGAGTCATtgggaaatatatatatatatagccaaCTGGAGGTCAAGAGAGCggaaattttctaaatataagcCAAGTTCAAGTCAAGGCAAGACAAGTTTCTTCAGAAGGAAGGTAAAAACACAACTATATTTATGTGGGAGATAGAAAATGAGAAGAGAGTTAACTGGAGAATATAATGTTCAGGAAAAATCTACCAAATGGCAGTAGCAAACACAATGTAAGAATCACCTGAAAGAGGCTTCATATCAGCATCTGTTATGCAATTACACCATTTAATACTAAGAGACTCTAACTTTGTCAAACCTGTAGATTGATAAACAGAGCTCATCagccaaataaaaaataatgccAACACAACATCCATAACTAATATGCAGACATAACACCCCAAAGAAGTGCATTTCAGTATATGCTAACTAGTCAAGGGAAAGGCCAAATCCATCATGAAATCATCTCCTTATATATTCTGTCATTCAAACATTTCCACTAGTGTAGAGTAAACGTTAAGAACTAACAACTCAAATCAGCTGACGTTGAACTAACTATCATGCACCCTAAAAGCAGAGAAAGTGGGAAGGGCGAAAGAGGTTCAGACGGCCCATAATGCTACTCTTCCAAAATATGTTCCTCAGGAGTGCTAGCAGCCTCAGGAACAGCAAAAATCCTTGTTAAGAAACCAAAAAGTAGAGACAAGACAATCATACAAGTAGAAAACTACCTTTGATGTGAATAAGCCCCCCATGAATCCCAGGACATTTTTCCAGGTCCAGCTTCATCAGGTTTACTAGGCCAGATAAGGCGGCCATTCCTTGTGCAGTGATTGCACTGTTTCTCCGAAAAGTGAGACTCCTCAAGTTTGACAGACCTAAAAGATTTTGTCACATGCAGACATAGAAAATTACCAAGATATGCAAAATTGTTGAATCTATACTAAAAGTTTAACTCTTAACTGAGATAGGATCACAAGTTAATtcaacaccaactcaattaagaaaatatcaaaagaaccagtattttcaaaaatattataataaggGTGACTAtgtcatttaatatttttaatacaatatctttgaaaaaaaataaccatttatttttaaaaattactataTACAAAAACAACTATGAACTACCCACCTCCTGTAAGAACAGTACTTTcgccaaaaaaaaaagcaccaacaattaaaaaaagttctatgtatatttatctttttttaagcGTTGCAAGTGCGAAAAATAAGTGTTTTCGTCACCAAAATATGCGTCATAAGCTAGTCTAGTATCAAGTTAATGAAGTAGctgaaaggaagaaaagaaagaaaccagACCAAGAAGGAAATAGGAGAAGAGTAATCACTGATTTTGGGGGGGGGGTGGAGGCAAAATATAAACAGAGAAGCAACTTTGAAGGATAGAATTCAATTTGTCAAAACCTTAGGCCAGAATTTAGATTTGCCTGGTTATGTTGCACCACAGGTCgcattcaaaatatttgttattaaattttttttcctattatGGAATTTTGGCATTTGATAGATCAGAATCGTAGAGCATTAAAAGGTTACCACTGATGTGTTTTAGCCCACGGTCAGAAATCTGGTCAcagtaatttaaatttaaatcttgaAGGTTCACGCAATCTTTGAGATATATCAATCCAGGATCCGAAACATCAGAACCAGAGAGGTCTAGTGAAAGCAAGGATGAGCCTTGTGAAGAGATGACATCCATCCAATTCTCATTAACCCCGGGGTAGTCTCCCAGGTAAAGGTCCTATTGCAAAGAAGATAAGACATCATGGTTCAACTAGACTGATCAacaattgaataaatatttgacaatGATTTTGAAATCCAGCATGCCCGATGTTTTAACTTGTTACCTGAAGAGCACAGTCTCGAAAAGCTTCAAGAGAAACATCAGTCAGACGTTGTGACTTCACTAGTTCATTGAAGATCTGCTGACTTAGATCTCTTGGAAGAGTAGAAAATGAAACATAATTATCTATATCCTGCTCAAGAACCAATCTTAGAATATCAGTCCAGGTACAGGAAGTAAGGATTCAAAACAAGCTATAAACAAAATGAATACCTCCCGAATTTTATGGGTGCATAATTCCAAAAGTGATGGACATTTCTTTTTCTCCCTTTGAATTTCTAGAATAGGTCTAGAAAGAGTTGTTGCTAACCACTTCGAACTCCCACTTTTGCAATATCTTCCCGAAACCCCTCTGTCGAAACCATCTACATTGTCCAGTTGGTCTCTTTTCCTAGAACAAGCAGCCCCCATTGAGGAAATACCTAGTGATCAATATATCTCATAAAAACTGCAGCATGACACTATCCATTCAATTGCCAAATACAGAAGCATTCACTTCACTTCACTTCACTTCACTTCACTTCACTTCACCCTACAAATATGAAAGAAAGCAGAAGAATAAGTATTCAGCTGACATGATCATCAATAGGAAAAGAAATGTCCAGGCATATAACAATTCATAACCACCATTGGAACACAAGCATGTATGAGACCAAAAAAATTCTATTGGTTGGACAACAGGAAAACCAATTTAAACACGAGAAAATGAAGTTTGAAAATCATATAGAAGATGTTAGCAGCcaaatgaatgatttttataacttttagaTGGTACTACAATGAGTttgattaaattacaaaaaccGTCTTTTTCtaaaccatttttttcaaaaaaattaaaagttggactatttctttttcatatttctaAGTAAAGCttgtattgaaaaattaaaatattttctatttttcacaattttctaTCTAaaatccctacactccaagctTTAGCTTCAGGTAAAAGAagtaatcaaaacacaaaaatatcatataatacTAAAAAAGGAGcagaaaatataattagaaacaaaaaatgaatgaataaataaagagataggtactttaaataaataaataagattatatagAGCAAAGAACTATGAAGGTCAAACTACATACTccaatataaacaaaatttcagcAAAATCTTTATGCGGGAAAAAAtcaatgttatattttagtctcGAAAATGAAGTAAACCGAAGGTTCTTAAAACTATAATCTAACAAAATGATCCAAAaggataatactatatgaagctCCCAGAAATAGAATCACAGGCAGGCATCGCCTTTAACGACATGATCAAGCCTGAAACTTTGTAAATTTTCTTCCGATAATGTTCCTTTTCAGGGAGAAAGGGAAAGTCGACAACAAGCagaaattaattacaaaaataaataaaattaaaaagagaaaaggaaaaataacctCCTTTTGTTACCAGATCATGATCAAAGGCTCGAATTGATTTtctacaaaaaaagaaaaaatgggtgaatagagagagagagagagagagagaaaaagagggAGCAAGCGATGGAAGGGACGGTTGGTTTTGGAGTGGGGGTTGGGTTGGGTCGGTGTTTGGTGCACTGAAAGTGAAAAGGATGATGTATTATGTATATGATAAGAAACAAAGGAGGAGAGAGATTAGCTTCGGTTGGTCCCCTCCGTATTTTTTTAAAGACTTTTTTGTTTCCTTGGGCTCATGCTTATCCAAATTCTggaacattattttttaaaataatggttATCAATTCCGttaatatttaacttatttgatttttttattttaaaaatctttgaaTTGAGTATTCTATATCTATATTATCCTTACTAGCTCATTGAATTCCGTTAcatcaatttagttttaaaattattaaaatatttttattttaaatttaatatataaaataataattaattgaataggTATCACAAATCAATtcgatattaatttaattacgaaattattgaaatacccttactttaaaagataattaatattattataaggttattttactattttcgtacttttatataattttcaaaccaaataactaaaaaatattatttgagaatCGAATACAATAGATCGTCCCTTTTAACTTGTAAACAGGTTGATTTTGGAATAAATAGATTGTCATGTCATGACGATGAACTTTTGACTTCGTGATGAGAAACAGAGCAAGATTTTTGTGGCAACATCGTTGTTGCAATGTCGCGATAAGCACAAAAAAGTAAGTTGCATTGCGACGAGGAATCTCCGGTGTCACgacgtcaactcaaaattttagaatcCTTACAATTAGGTCCTTTTACGACCTCGGGTTAGCAAAAAGGGCTTTTGTAAGCCCATATAAAACCTGGAAATGATGATGTATCATATTATACGCATGTTTTTTGTTGCCTTTGGATGTTTATCGATTTGAAAATGTATGTAATTCAACTATAGTTACTTCGGCAACAAATGTGACACCTTGTAACTTGGATCTAACAATCGAGTTGAGAGTATCATGgtgttatataattataatatatatttttaaaaattttatttattagaactatttatagttttttacaaatataacaatgttcatattgaatatttttttatattatttatttttaatataattattcttcttttttaatttgtaaaatttcattaatttatttttttctaaattaattatatatccAAACAAAGCAATTATAAATcttaacattttgaaattataaatttcaaaatgcttgcattttaaaaatataaaaattttaaaattcttcatctAAACACAATGAAAAGAATTTCCCTAACAAATTCTACACCAAAATACACCCTAAGAAAATAGTTCTTAAGTGAGATTTTTTGGGAGAGagttttttcttaaaaagtGGTTTAagttatttcatttaaatatattatataaaaacttgtataatcacctttaaaatatttatcaactttaaaaaaatccaatatttttcaaattaagttgGTGAtgaatcaataattttatagtaatagaaataaaataaaacccttcacttagaaatttaattttaattaaacaattactattatttaactatatttatataaattttgttgtGAAGCTAAacttaatcataaaataaatgtttattatGATATAATATAGATAGAGTATTAAATGAGGATTAGATTAGGATAATGGTCATTGgtatatatgattaaaatagttaaatgatGGTTGATTTATAGTGTGAGAAACTTTTTGGTGTTGGTTGGTTTTGG
This genomic window from Gossypium raimondii isolate GPD5lz chromosome 10, ASM2569854v1, whole genome shotgun sequence contains:
- the LOC105776649 gene encoding uncharacterized protein LOC105776649; amino-acid sequence: MGAACSRKRDQLDNVDGFDRGVSGRYCKSGSSKWLATTLSRPILEIQREKKKCPSLLELCTHKIREDIDNYVSFSTLPRDLSQQIFNELVKSQRLTDVSLEAFRDCALQDLYLGDYPGVNENWMDVISSQGSSLLSLDLSGSDVSDPGLIYLKDCVNLQDLNLNYCDQISDRGLKHISGLSNLRSLTFRRNSAITAQGMAALSGLVNLMKLDLEKCPGIHGGLIHIKGLTKLESLSIKWCNCITDADMKPLSGLTNLKSLQISCSKVTDFGITYLKGLQNLSVLNLEGCPVTASCFDTLSVLVSLLYLNLSRCNLSDDGCEKLSKLGNLKVLNLGFNDISDACLIHLKGLTNLESLNLDSCRIGDNGLVHLTGLQNLKCLELSDTEVGSNGLRYLSGLCKLESINLSFTVVSDGGLRELSGLTSLKSLNLDARQITDAGLAALTSLTGLTHLDLFGARITDSGTSHLRNLKNLRSLEICGGGLTDAGVKNIKDLSSLSLLNLSQNCNLTDKTLEMISGLTGLISLNVSNSRVTSAGLRHLKPLKNLRSLTLEACKVTANDIRRLQSAGLPNLVNFRPE